From the Perca fluviatilis chromosome 11, GENO_Pfluv_1.0, whole genome shotgun sequence genome, the window ATAAACTGACACCTGGGAACGTGTATGACCTTATACGTTTTAAATAATTAGATCGAGATGTGCTGTGTCCCTCTTTTACCCTTGGactcacatcaacacattgCAATAGCCTCCAGTCTGGGACAGCCCGGTGGCTGTCACGGAACGGCCAGCTGTGACGTTTATGGGGCGGGGAGCCAACagctgtttgtgttattgtttggCAGAAGATGTAAATCACAATTACTGCTTTATGTTTAATGCATGGCACGCACTGTTGTTTTTAATCAAATGCCAATTAACCTGCCAGATAGCctataaaatgttttacaaTTCCACATCAGCGCACAAACTGCATCCAGGGCATTTTCCTTATTGAGACAAAACAGCATTTAAATTACAACTCGTATAATATACAATACATAATAGGCCTATAAATATTGCACTGTATTGTACCTAGATTTTTTTTCCGGTTGTTTCGACACAATTCTCAAATGACAATCATtattccataaaataaatacattttctgacaCCTCATCCTCTCATATAGCCTAAAATCTCATTACCGTTGTATAGAATTCCGATGTGGGCTATTAGTACAAATATCTTCACACATTATCAACATGCTCATTGTGTATTAAAAAGAATGTATCCAAACAAAATCTTTCAAACATTTGTGAGGACATCTCAGCAGAGGCGTGAGGGGGATGCTGTCACCATGTAAAAAGGATTTTCCCACACTGACGGTATGTAGGTAGATGGCATGCAATGGTACACAGTAAGTTTGGCCACTGAGGTGGTGGAAAAGATTCCCATattgtttttcattcatttctacAGTATTCCTAGTTTGTTGTATTAAGacatttactgtaatgtataatGCTGATGCTTTATTGTGGTTCAAGTTCACATTATTGTTACTGTAAGGTTCAGCTGACAATGGTAACCTACATACTGGAAAGGTAGTTACTAGGGAAAAAAGATCTAGAAATGTAGATCTACTTGGGAGAAACTCGTGttgggtgcgtctagatttctaggctagggtgattgtatataaatgaaaaatgaagtGAAGAAACACAATTTTAGTAGGCTTACATTTTGGTAGCAGTGGTGGACTGACTAGCTTATCTAATTTTGACAATATTTTGACTAATTGTCAAATTGACTACTAATTGCAAGTGCTGTAATGATTTGTGATGACTGCAGTAAAGTCATGTATTATGAATACTATGACACAAATCTCACCTCTCAGTTTTATTTAATCAACCTGATTTTAATTTTGTCCAAATTTTACATCCATAAGCCCAAATTCCAAACTAAAACACCTAACTTCATAGAGCTGTCCATTCACATTAAACACTATATTTCTACTATATCCTGTTGTGGAATAAGAAGGATGttagaacacacacactacttgTACTTTTCAAATGCTTTATGTAAATTgagttgttttctttctttttattattattttatttttttgtatctcCCCAGGTGTACTTGACCTGTTTGTATTGTATACACTTGTGGCTGTATAGGCTGTATAGGCTACTTGTTATGTGCTCAATACAaatagtattttatattattattattattattattattattattattattattattattattattattatgatataTAATAGTAAATAAGTAATGTATTGTGAATCGTTACAGGGATTTTAACATGAGAAGTGTAACACCGTTTTAAGAAATGTGGAAAAACAGTATATTTAAGCATACTAGTGTATACCCTGAACACAATCTTTCAGGCAGAGCTTTTCTCAGGCTGCATTCATAGACAGTATCAAAGAATGCATCATGGATGAAATACATATGCTGCATAGTGTATACGATTCGAATCCCATTGCTTACCTAGTTTAGTATCTCCCATCTGGCAGACACTAATCTCAAACTGTGCCCGTTAAAGTTAGAGCCGTTATCCTTGCCAATAAAACGTTTAATTGGTGACAGTGGGTCGATAAACTGTTCGAGTTTAACCTGAAAAGCGCTACTTAGGGTATTGAAGCCATGGATGTAATGAAGCGCCTATCGCTCCAGCAACAAGCCTTTCGATTGGCTGAAAAGTCTAAGCCAATCATTTTGCTTCATGTTCGCATGGAGGCTGGCGGAGCCTGTGACATTCAATGTCCTCATGTCTGTAACTAACTGTACAAATATCTAAAGATGAACATTATACGGTCATCCTTGTCCCGACTGCGCGGAATAACTAATTTCACCAGGTAACTGAGTTTACGTGTTTTCATGCTCGACAAACGGCAGAGCCAGTGTTTGTTTACGATGCTAACATCGGCAAGCAAGCTTAGCAGTgcgttagcagcgttagctaaTCATCATGcagatagctaacgttagctacctaaCGTTACTGATAGGAAATTATATTAAGTTAACGATTGCTAATTCTATTATAGCTTAATGATAGCTAATCAAGTTcatataaaataacattaattgtcattaaaatagccccacatcatcacatacccttcaccatacctagagattggcatggttttatttcagttagcctaagaGCTGGTTTGAtatgcattgagagatgatcttatggaaagtaccccatgccaatctgtaggtatggtgaagggtatgtgatgatgtgggggggctattttaattccaaaggccaagggaactttatcaggatgcatagtatcctggatccatgaaataactggcctttaaaaataaaaatctgcctgcctctatgggaatttaacataggggtgtactgacttatgccccctctattttaaggaagaacatttatttatttacaatacattattcattcacaaagaaaattggtgtccttaaaggttgaattttccttttttttttttattaaggcattaagatcaatttccaaaagatgattttttttattttcaatctgTACATACATGTCATAATTGTGTTGGTAGTGGACAGTGACACCAAGGCATGGGATCAGTTCATGAGACTACTCCACATATAAGCAGGAGCACCATAAATGTATTACAACTTGTTGTAATTGTGACATAATGTTGATATTAAAGAATAACATTtgtatataatacattttattctgtGATCTGTCAACAGCATTCCTGCAGGGAACCTTGCAGTAACTGGCAACTCTCACCTTAGATTATTCAGCAACTGGATTGTGCCCAGAGCAACCGCAGGACCTCCGATTTCCAGATGTGGGCCACTTTCTTCACAAGCTGAGGGTTCAGGAGTGTTCCGACAGCTTCCGTGGCAATACCAGCAGGTGCGGACACGGAAGAGAGGCACAGAGTATCAGCCCAAGAACATCAAACGCAAGAGGACCCATGGCTGGATCAAGAGGATCAGCTCTCAGGGCGGCATTGAGGTGCTTCTACGGCGCATGTTGAAGGGACGGAAATCACTCTCACACTGACGGACCCTGTTGGAAAACCTGCAAGACATTGGTTCGGAAATGGAAATGCTGCCGTTGCTCAGGGTGCTCAGCAAAGACCTTGCGTGTTGGGTTAACTGGTGATACTGGGCGTCGGTTGGGCTTGgcttcccccacccccccgcaATAATAATGGGCGGGAGGATGAAAACTGGCCATTTGCTTTGGGTAAAAAGAAACCTGATAGTTTCACCCAGTTATTTTTGATCCGTAATGTTTTCTTCATTATCAGTCAATGTTATCAGatgtatggattttttttcttgttgccTATATGAAGTCATTTGATTCAAAGACAAAATGTGTCTCTAAAGATCAGTGTCATGTCATCTTAGCTGATCTCAAATGAAAACACCAATTCTGGTTgacttgaaaataaaaaaaacacccctgCACAATATACATGTATTTGCATTTGTTATTGAAAAAAAGATATGAGGACAAAGGATTTGTTCTTTGTTGCGTCAAGAGACAAAGTTTTAACCTTTTTGTTTGCTGCCTTCTACTGATTTGGACAAAGTTGTAGGTTTATTCAACTGAAGGCAGTATAAAGAGAGAGTTAGGAGCTGGGGGAAAATATAACTTTTAGTGAGTGTGTCActattttggggcatttttaggcctttattcaacaggacagctgaagaaatgaaaggggagagagaggggggaatgacatgggAATgacaaagggctgcaggtcggagttgaacctggggcccgctgcatcgagcagtaaacctctatatatgggcggcccctctaccaactgagctacccgggTGCCCAGTGAGTGTCATTGGGGTTCTCTCTTATGTCAGGCAGGGAGAGCCAGAATTGTATTAGTGGCTTTTCATTTTCAAGCTAAAAGACTGTTGAAAATGAGAAGTTGTGAAAATCACATGAGAAGCAAATGGAGGCATTAATTGAGAATGTTATAAGGCAGaataacatacagtaaaacattttacatACGTAGCATTAACATACAGTTTCCCAGCAGATTTAGTCCATgcattttatagtttttttaatgAACTGACTTTAAAGTATTAACTGCTGCAATTTGTATCTATACCCTTCAATTGTCCAGTTACTTAAATGTATGCATTTTTATATGAACActtaaaacatgaataaacgGACATATAGCTAAAACTGACTTTAATGAACAACTTGATCTGTAATTAGGTATGACATTTAGTCATAGTTTTATTGTCAATAATTTAGAGTTCTAGAGCAGTTTGCTGTTGTACAGCTTCTTTTATAAAATCAGTACCGAGGCTCGCCCATCCGCTCAACTCATAACTGAGCAgcgaccatagacagtataagaGGCAGCGACAGCAGTTGAGAGATCTACATGCTATACACGGAGGACATGCTGTAGAAAGCGCCTGTGTTGTTTTCATTAGGGCTTCATGCCAAAGCCTCCCTTGTATTGGGAGATTGGTCTGTTACATAATCGCTTTCTAGCCAATCAGCGCGTTGCTTTTTTATCTCACTTCACGTATCTACCACTGAGGTACGTCGAATCTTGGAAGGTAACCGCCCCCGAACAGACGAACAACAAAAATGGAGTTGTGAACTAGTAGCAAGTTAGCTTCAAAGCACGttcaattttcagtttttgtgtAATTACCTCTACATGAGTGGGAGTTTCCAGCTGATTGAAGTGGCGTGATGCAATCGTATCGAAGTCATACTTAGTCAAGTCGTAAGAAGCTGTCGAGCGGGTAAACAAACCGGTATCTTGGCTACGACAAAGACAACAAGgcttagctagttagctagctaaaacgCTAGCATCTGCTCCTTTTGcctctaacgttagctagctagctagttaacgaACGAAGAGCGTGACTCGGACAGAAATGGAGAAGGTAGGTTCGCAGTTGGTTATTTGCTTAATTGCTTACATCATGTGTTAAATCGTTGGTTCTGAATGGTTTAGGTCCTCAGTACATCTCGGACTTGCTCACTGACCATAACCCCATCAGGCCTCTCAGGTAATCAGGCAGAGGTcttctaacgttagctagctagctgtaacGTTAACGGTACCCAGAGTTAGATCCAGGACCGGTgagggagtgggggggggggcgttcgGTTAGGCCCACTGTGGTCCTGATCTCCGTAACAAGCTGCCTGATGACCTGAGGTCCATCACAACTGTTTCCACATTCAAAGCAAACCCAAAACTTTACTATTCTCTTAGGCTTTTGGTTAGctagtgtgtgcgtgtgtgtttgtatggtcacacttgcttgtttttttttgtagatcGTCTTGTGTTGATTCTTATGCTTGttcttatttttgttgtttatgcttatatttttacatgttgtcttttaatgtaaagcactgAGTTTACGTGTAATGAAAGGTACATTAGACATATAATTGCCATTATCGCCTTTGATAGACTTGCTTTCGTGGTGGCAAACACGACGTAGGTTACTGTAAATTAGGGCTGgccgatatggagaaaatcagatatcacgatattcttgaccaaatacctcgatatcgatattactgcgatattgtagggttgacaatcggtgctttaacaaaatatcttcacacttagattttagataaataatcatcagtaatgttgatataataactaagtggggaaaaggcaaataatagaacagctaggacagtctggtaggttcagaaaagtacatcactttactgtaatgcagcctttaaaaccagtaaaagacaacatttgtcatatcacaatattgcgatatccaaaatctaagacgatatataatatcgatatagtGCCCAGCCGTACTGTAAATACTCTGTCACCTTATACCACATTACTGCCACGTTCTCTAGATACATGTAAAGGGTAGGAGTTGTTCTCTACTACCCAGTTATGGCTATGGTAGTTGGCCTTACCACCTGGAAGtgttcctttatttattttagttatatttgttttttttctgctcacagTCAGATTTCTTAAAGGGACTACCTGTCTACAACAAGAGTAATTTCAGCAGGTTCCATGCAGACTCTGTATGTAAAGCATCAGTAAGTCGTCTCATTTGTTTCTCAAAATGCTGTGGTGAAGTCATGTTGTCACTTGTCCCTGTGATTTAGGTCTTTAATTCAAGAAATGTCACGTGGTGGTagcactgcttttttttttgtctgacatAATTCTAGCTAATTTATAGACTGACATAGATCTCAATGTTGTTTTTAGAACCGCCGACCATCTGTGTATCTTCCAACCCGGGAATATCCATCAGAGCAGAGTAAGTGCGTTGACTTTTGCAAAAGCTTACAGAGCAGGGGGGAAGCACACTTTCCTATCACAATAGATTACATATTGTAGTTATATCTCAGGAAAACGAGTATACCCCAAGCACACATCACAACCTATTCTGTTTTGCTAAGTTTAATGAACTCGGTTTCAGCCTTCCGTTAGAGGAAATCGCCTTCAGTTCCAGGATGACAGTCTAGTCATTACTGAACTTGTTATTGAAGTCAGTGCTCTCTATGGAAACAGCTGATTTTAACATCATTCTTACTTTTCTGCACCTTTTTTAACGTTGTGTCTCTCATGATATAATCAGTGTCTTTTGTTGTCTCTCCTCAGTCATAGTCACAGAGAAGACAAACATCCTGTTGCGATATCTCCATCAACAGTGGGACAAAAAGGTAAAGGGTTTTAAAGATAATACATTCAAGTTAATGTAATCTAATGGAAAGTTGATGCTAATAGTATTGTTTATGATAATGGATtaagagctgaagatctttgccgtCGGGTttggtcttaatttctatcattttacacgggctcgggcttgcgctccgGGTTGCGCGGTAAATAAGCGGTCAGGTGATGAGTTTCGATTGGCgtgaaaatggatgctgaggaggtgaaacggaggctggcctctggcgATTACATTTTGGTTGCACCGG encodes:
- the mrpl34 gene encoding 39S ribosomal protein L34, mitochondrial, which encodes MNIIRSSLSRLRGITNFTSIPAGNLAVTGNSHLRLFSNWIVPRATAGPPISRCGPLSSQAEGSGVFRQLPWQYQQVRTRKRGTEYQPKNIKRKRTHGWIKRISSQGGIEVLLRRMLKGRKSLSH
- the LOC120568953 gene encoding DET1- and DDB1-associated protein 1-like; amino-acid sequence: MEKSDFLKGLPVYNKSNFSRFHADSVCKASNRRPSVYLPTREYPSEQIIVTEKTNILLRYLHQQWDKKNSAKKREQEQGEGENTAPPRKIARTDSRELNEDS